The nucleotide window CCACATTGGTGCATCTTCCAGTTTGCCACTAAAATCGGATAGGATTTTTGTCTTGCTTCTTAGACTCTGTGTCGGTTTGTAACCGTCCAACCAGATGTATTCAAGCTTGCTTTTTGCCATGTTCTTTGCGTGATGGTTTGAATTTAAGTGGCCAAATTTATCTAAACTTCATTGATTGGTAATATTTCCGATGAAAAATAATATTATTCGAAAGGAATTATTGTTTTTTTTGAAATATTCAAAATTCGCAATGAAGGAGAGTGGGTGTATTGCGATTTTTGAAAAGTGCTATTTAACCTAGCAATAGAAAATTTCTAATGTCATCCTGTTGATTCAAGCCGAGCTTTTTCTTCAGGCGATTGATGTTCTTTTTGACAGAGAAATAAGCAATACCACTGGTGTTGGCAATTTCTTTGTTATTCAGGCCAATTCGAATGTAGGCACAAAGCTTGAGATCATTGATGGTGAGGGATTCATGTCTCGATTTGAGCTTGTTCAGAAATTCAGGATGCACTTTTTCGAATTGCAGTACAAAGTGCTCCCAGTTATTCTCATTGCTCATCTGAGCTTTGATGCTTCTCTTAAGATCCTTAATGTGTGTCTTGCCCGTTTCCGGTGTTTGTCGATCCAGTTTATCAATCGTTTCCAATAGCATTTCAAAAACCCGATTCCTTTCGTGGGCTTTCATCACAAAGGAGGAGAGTTCTCGTTCTTTGAGGTCTACTTGCTGTTGCAGGTAATCTTTTTCCTTTTCCAACAGATGCCTGATCTCATTATGCGCACGTGTTAGCCGAAGGGCGCTGCTGACACGAGCGAGCAATTCGATATGATTGTAAGGTTTTCGGACAAAGTCCACTGCTCCAGATTCCAGTGCCAATTGCAGGTTTTCGGGACTAGTCATGACACCCGTAGCAATAATGACTGGAATTTCTCGGGTGAGGGGGTCCTGAGAGATTTCTCTGGTCGCTTCTATACCATTTTTCACAGGCATGT belongs to Cytophagales bacterium and includes:
- a CDS encoding response regulator translates to MVVTDQEHTIHGKLLVADDSPKNLNVILNFFSADHVEILYASNGQLAIDIARKELPDLIIMDWDMPVKNGIEATREISQDPLTREIPVIIATGVMTSPENLQLALESGAVDFVRKPYNHIELLARVSSALRLTRAHNEIRHLLEKEKDYLQQQVDLKERELSSFVMKAHERNRVFEMLLETIDKLDRQTPETGKTHIKDLKRSIKAQMSNENNWEHFVLQFEKVHPEFLNKLKSRHESLTINDLKLCAYIRIGLNNKEIANTSGIAYFSVKKNINRLKKKLGLNQQDDIRNFLLLG